From [Chlorobium] sp. 445, one genomic window encodes:
- a CDS encoding argininosuccinate synthase, which produces MSKEKIVVAYSGGLDTSVIAKWLQEKYNADVITLSVNLGQQKELVGIEEKAYKTGAKKAIVLDLQEEFATDFIFPALKAGALYEWTYPMATSLGRPLIAKALVEVAKAEGCTAVAHGCTGKGNDQVRFEAAIAALAPELKVYAPLREWEFRSREEEIEYCQRHGIPVKATKESPYSIDENMWGTSIECGALEDPRVPPPADAYQRTVSPEEAPDVPTAVEIEFERGVPVALGGKKMNPVELIMTLNEIGGKNAVGRLDLVENRLVGIKSRELYEAPAATILHFAHRELERLTLDKDTMHYKAKLAHDYADLIYNGLWYSPLRFALDAFVEETQKVVNGTVKLKLYKGNVELLGRWSPNSLYDTSLATYTEEDTFDHKASIGFIKIYSLPLKTYYRINGNPISQEVIAK; this is translated from the coding sequence ATGTCAAAAGAAAAAATTGTCGTGGCTTACTCTGGTGGATTAGATACATCAGTGATTGCAAAGTGGCTTCAAGAAAAGTATAACGCTGATGTGATTACGCTGTCGGTCAACTTGGGTCAGCAGAAAGAGCTTGTCGGCATTGAGGAAAAAGCCTACAAGACAGGTGCAAAGAAAGCGATTGTGCTGGATTTGCAAGAAGAGTTTGCGACGGACTTCATTTTCCCAGCACTGAAAGCAGGTGCACTCTACGAATGGACCTATCCCATGGCAACCTCGCTTGGCAGACCGCTTATTGCCAAAGCACTTGTGGAAGTAGCAAAAGCAGAGGGCTGCACGGCTGTAGCGCACGGTTGCACAGGTAAAGGCAACGATCAAGTGCGCTTTGAGGCTGCAATTGCAGCGCTTGCCCCAGAACTCAAGGTGTATGCGCCACTGCGTGAGTGGGAATTCCGCTCACGCGAAGAAGAAATCGAGTATTGTCAGCGGCATGGCATTCCTGTTAAAGCCACGAAAGAAAGCCCCTACTCAATTGATGAAAATATGTGGGGCACGTCGATTGAATGCGGGGCGCTCGAAGACCCACGCGTGCCGCCACCAGCAGATGCGTATCAGCGCACTGTCTCGCCAGAAGAAGCACCCGATGTGCCAACAGCAGTTGAGATTGAATTTGAGCGCGGTGTGCCCGTTGCACTTGGTGGCAAAAAGATGAACCCCGTCGAGCTGATTATGACGCTAAACGAAATTGGCGGCAAAAATGCTGTCGGTCGCTTGGATTTGGTAGAGAACCGATTGGTCGGCATCAAATCGCGTGAGCTCTACGAAGCGCCTGCTGCTACAATCTTACACTTTGCGCATCGCGAACTTGAACGACTCACGCTCGATAAAGACACCATGCACTACAAAGCGAAACTTGCACATGACTACGCTGATTTGATTTACAACGGACTTTGGTATTCACCGCTGCGCTTTGCACTGGATGCTTTCGTGGAAGAGACACAAAAGGTGGTGAACGGCACAGTCAAACTCAAACTCTACAAAGGCAACGTAGAACTGCTGGGACGCTGGTCGCCAAATTCGCTCTACGACACGAGCCTTGCAACTTACACCGAAGAAGATACTTTTGACCACAAAGCCAGCATTGGCTTTATCAAGATTTACAGTTTGCCGCTCAAAACATACTACCGCATCAACGGTAATCCTATCTCGCAAGAAGTCATTGCAAAGTAA
- the argR gene encoding arginine repressor, with the protein MDKAQRQLLIKQIITEKEISNQEELAKELARRGFEVNQATLSRDLKELGIAKVSTPEGVWYQLQPENEAHRLRALISYEIESIHANESLIVIKTLRGRASGVAEILDRLDIPDILGTIAGDDTIFIAPISTKKISAIVRRLKEAIFQAE; encoded by the coding sequence ATGGATAAAGCGCAGCGGCAACTTTTGATTAAGCAGATTATCACAGAAAAAGAAATTTCTAATCAAGAAGAACTTGCAAAGGAACTTGCACGTCGTGGCTTTGAAGTCAATCAAGCCACACTCTCGCGAGATTTGAAAGAACTGGGCATTGCCAAAGTCTCCACACCTGAAGGGGTGTGGTATCAACTTCAGCCTGAAAATGAAGCGCATCGTTTGCGCGCACTTATCAGTTATGAAATTGAGTCGATTCACGCAAACGAGAGTTTGATTGTCATTAAAACTTTGCGCGGACGTGCCTCAGGCGTTGCCGAAATCTTGGACCGCTTGGACATCCCCGATATTCTCGGCACGATTGCTGGAGACGACACGATTTTCATTGCGCCAATTTCAACAAAGAAAATTTCTGCAATTGTGCGGCGCCTCAAGGAAGCAATTTTTCAAGCAGAATAA
- the argF gene encoding ornithine carbamoyltransferase: MKSDFLSLQDIESRDELAELFKLCDTLKANPDIKSLAGKTVALLFQKPSLRTRVSFEVGVVQLGGYPIYLGQESVGLCQRESVADVARVLSRYNDLIIARLFEHSILLELAEYASVPVINALTNHSHPCQVFADLYTMRQHGKLFEGVKVVFVGDGNNVVNSWLEMSMLYPMHFVLAAPAAYNPHIATLKAAMKAAVSKIEVLEDPESAVQNADVIYTDVWTSMGQEAEAEERRKAFRPYQVNLKLLSLAKPDAIVMHCLPANRGEEITDEVLDGKQSVVFDQAENRLHAQKAILVKLLQKSAPKSSPQKSSGKRKRLAPIE, from the coding sequence ATGAAAAGCGATTTTCTTTCTTTGCAAGATATTGAAAGTCGAGACGAGCTTGCTGAGCTGTTCAAACTTTGCGATACACTCAAAGCCAATCCAGACATCAAGTCGCTTGCAGGCAAAACAGTTGCACTCTTGTTTCAGAAGCCTTCACTGCGTACGCGTGTCTCGTTTGAAGTGGGCGTAGTGCAACTCGGTGGCTACCCGATTTACTTAGGTCAAGAGTCAGTCGGCTTATGTCAGCGTGAAAGTGTCGCTGATGTCGCACGTGTGCTTTCGCGTTACAACGACTTGATTATTGCGCGACTCTTTGAGCATAGCATTCTCTTGGAACTGGCTGAATATGCAAGCGTGCCTGTCATCAATGCCCTGACCAATCACTCACATCCGTGTCAAGTCTTTGCAGACCTTTACACGATGCGCCAACACGGCAAGCTCTTTGAAGGCGTCAAGGTAGTGTTTGTCGGCGATGGAAACAATGTCGTCAATTCATGGCTCGAGATGTCGATGCTCTATCCGATGCACTTTGTGCTGGCAGCGCCGGCAGCATACAATCCACACATTGCCACGCTCAAAGCGGCAATGAAGGCAGCTGTAAGCAAAATTGAAGTGTTAGAAGATCCTGAAAGCGCTGTGCAAAATGCCGATGTAATTTACACCGATGTGTGGACAAGTATGGGTCAAGAAGCTGAAGCAGAGGAACGACGCAAAGCGTTTCGTCCGTATCAAGTCAATCTAAAACTGCTCTCACTTGCAAAACCTGACGCTATTGTGATGCACTGCTTGCCAGCTAATCGTGGTGAGGAAATCACCGATGAAGTGCTGGATGGCAAGCAATCAGTGGTCTTTGACCAAGCCGAAAACCGCTTGCATGCGCAGAAAGCCATTCTCGTCAAACTGTTGCAAAAAAGTGCGCCGAAATCTTCCCCACAGAAATCATCTGGCAAACGCAAGAGACTTGCGCCAATCGAGTAA
- the argB gene encoding acetylglutamate kinase, with amino-acid sequence MRDNKTKEEILIEALPYITSYENKTFVIKYGGAVMNNDALKQTFAQDVTLLKKIGINIIVVHGGGKDITEMAQKLGVESRFVNGVRYTDEKMIDVVIMVLAGALNKEIAGLITKHGGNAVGLCGVDNALLRAKKLQGEIDLGLVGDIVQVNTAFLKLLMQNEMIPVVAPIGLGEQGELYNINADVAATEIAVALKAEKLVYLSDTDGVIVDGALVPTLAKSEAQEWIEQGKIYGGMIPKVNSAFEAIEGGVNKVHFINGGVKHALLLEIFTNEGIGTEIINEDAPTTAASQRRRVQRILEGAAK; translated from the coding sequence ATGCGAGACAATAAAACCAAAGAAGAAATCTTGATTGAAGCACTGCCTTACATTACAAGCTACGAAAACAAGACTTTTGTCATCAAATACGGTGGTGCTGTGATGAACAATGATGCACTCAAGCAGACCTTTGCGCAAGATGTAACGCTGCTCAAAAAAATTGGCATCAACATCATTGTGGTGCATGGCGGAGGTAAGGACATTACTGAGATGGCACAGAAGCTGGGCGTTGAATCACGCTTTGTGAATGGAGTGCGCTACACCGATGAAAAAATGATTGATGTAGTGATAATGGTGCTGGCAGGTGCACTCAACAAAGAAATTGCTGGTCTCATCACAAAGCATGGCGGAAATGCCGTTGGTCTTTGCGGTGTCGATAATGCACTCTTGCGCGCTAAAAAATTGCAGGGCGAAATAGACTTAGGTCTTGTGGGTGATATCGTGCAAGTCAATACAGCGTTTCTCAAACTTCTGATGCAAAATGAAATGATCCCTGTTGTAGCACCAATTGGCTTAGGCGAACAGGGCGAGCTTTACAACATCAATGCCGATGTTGCAGCAACGGAAATTGCTGTGGCGCTCAAGGCTGAAAAACTCGTCTATCTTTCCGATACAGATGGCGTGATTGTCGATGGGGCACTTGTGCCAACGCTTGCTAAAAGTGAAGCGCAAGAATGGATTGAGCAGGGCAAAATTTATGGCGGAATGATACCGAAGGTTAACTCGGCGTTTGAAGCTATTGAGGGCGGTGTCAATAAAGTGCACTTTATCAATGGTGGAGTGAAGCATGCGCTGTTGCTTGAAATCTTCACTAACGAAGGTATTGGCACAGAAATCATCAATGAAGACGCACCTACGACTGCAGCCTCGCAGCGCCGTCGTGTGCAACGCATTTTGGAGGGAGCAGCAAAATGA
- a CDS encoding GNAT family N-acetyltransferase, translating to MTDTPASRYIVSTDKALLDVDTIHGFLTNCHWARGISRQLVVRSIEHSLCFGVYEILPSGARKQAGFARVISDYTTFAYLSDVFILEEYRGQDLAIVLLEKIMNHPDLQGLRRWLLVTTYAHGLYEKFGFSAPAHPEKFMEIFIPNLYEKEATLTALIKGEKVEQLK from the coding sequence ATGACAGACACGCCTGCATCAAGGTATATTGTCAGCACCGACAAGGCGCTGCTCGATGTAGACACCATTCACGGCTTTCTGACAAATTGCCACTGGGCAAGAGGAATTTCACGCCAGTTGGTTGTGCGCTCTATTGAGCATTCGCTCTGCTTCGGTGTTTATGAAATCTTGCCGAGCGGTGCACGAAAGCAAGCAGGCTTTGCACGCGTCATTTCTGACTATACAACTTTTGCGTATCTCTCCGATGTCTTCATTCTCGAAGAGTATCGTGGTCAGGATTTGGCTATAGTACTGTTGGAAAAAATTATGAATCACCCCGATTTGCAAGGGCTGCGGCGGTGGCTGCTGGTTACAACCTATGCGCACGGGCTATATGAAAAGTTTGGCTTCTCTGCACCTGCTCACCCTGAAAAGTTCATGGAGATTTTCATCCCAAACCTCTACGAAAAAGAAGCAACGCTCACGGCACTGATTAAGGGAGAAAAAGTAGAGCAGCTAAAATGA
- a CDS encoding bifunctional ornithine acetyltransferase/N-acetylglutamate synthase gives MNHTFQDMAGGICAPKGFKAAGVEARIRKPKKDIALIVSDIPAAVAAVFTTNKAAAAPIAVCKAQLQKSRTCSAIVVNSGNANACTGERGLADAWQMVHETASALSLPAESVLVASTGVIGQHLPMEHVAEGIRCATAQLAQSAQASRDAAEAIMTTDTFPKELAVQVMLGEKKIHIGAIAKGSGMIAPQMATMLAFITTDAAISPELLQRALSEANAHSFNRISVDGDCSTNDAVFLLANALAENPRIEQADSNDYRTFADALQVVMTRLAKMIVKDGEGATKLIEIHISGARSESEAEQAARSIANSLLVKTALHGADANWGRIMAAIGYSGIAFEPERVEISFGDVAVLKPNFQLELDEAKAKAVLSKPEVVLHVHLHQGESEVRFWTCDLSAKYVEINGSYRS, from the coding sequence ATGAACCACACTTTTCAAGATATGGCAGGCGGAATCTGTGCACCGAAAGGCTTCAAAGCAGCTGGCGTTGAAGCGCGTATTCGCAAGCCAAAGAAAGATATTGCGCTCATTGTTTCTGATATCCCCGCCGCAGTAGCAGCGGTCTTTACGACAAATAAAGCGGCAGCCGCACCGATTGCAGTGTGCAAAGCGCAACTTCAAAAAAGCAGAACGTGCTCAGCTATCGTTGTCAATAGTGGCAATGCCAATGCCTGCACAGGTGAGCGCGGTCTTGCCGACGCGTGGCAAATGGTGCATGAGACCGCTTCAGCATTGAGCCTGCCTGCAGAATCCGTCTTAGTGGCATCAACTGGTGTGATTGGGCAGCATCTGCCGATGGAGCATGTCGCAGAAGGAATTCGCTGTGCCACAGCTCAACTGGCGCAAAGTGCGCAGGCAAGTCGTGATGCAGCGGAAGCTATTATGACAACCGACACTTTCCCAAAAGAACTGGCTGTGCAAGTGATGCTGGGTGAAAAAAAGATTCACATTGGTGCAATTGCCAAAGGCTCTGGAATGATTGCACCGCAGATGGCAACCATGCTTGCTTTCATCACCACAGACGCTGCGATTTCACCTGAGCTTTTGCAACGCGCACTCTCTGAAGCCAATGCACACTCTTTTAACCGCATTAGCGTCGATGGTGATTGCAGTACAAATGATGCCGTATTCCTCTTAGCAAACGCGCTGGCAGAAAATCCGCGCATTGAGCAAGCCGATTCAAATGACTACCGCACGTTTGCAGATGCCCTTCAAGTCGTGATGACGCGCCTTGCCAAAATGATTGTAAAAGACGGTGAAGGTGCAACAAAACTCATTGAGATTCATATAAGCGGAGCTCGCAGCGAAAGCGAAGCCGAACAAGCTGCGCGCAGTATTGCCAATTCGCTGCTGGTTAAAACCGCATTGCACGGCGCTGACGCAAACTGGGGACGAATCATGGCAGCCATTGGTTACTCAGGCATTGCATTCGAACCTGAAAGGGTAGAAATCTCGTTTGGCGATGTCGCTGTCCTCAAACCTAATTTCCAACTTGAGCTTGATGAAGCAAAGGCAAAAGCTGTGCTAAGCAAACCCGAAGTTGTGCTGCATGTGCATCTTCATCAAGGTGAAAGTGAAGTGAGATTTTGGACCTGTGATCTTTCTGCAAAGTATGTAGAAATCAATGGGAGCTATCGCTCGTAG
- a CDS encoding N-acetyl-gamma-glutamyl-phosphate reductase: MSNAVSISIVGASGYSGAQLVEIFQRHSGVRIDRLFANASAGKSFAELYPRFRQQVENTLETYSIDAACQSQCVFLALPSGEAMHLVPELLSRGKKVIDLGGDFRLKNSAQYERFYKHTHHAPNLLSTAVYGLTELNRTAIKSATLLANPGCYPTSIILPLVPLLKAGLIEPERITITSMSGVSGAGRSASLDLHFCEVNESVKAYKVGEHQHLPEIEQALAEFSGVSVSVSFVPHLIPITRGIYTTIHAMLAAKTSEEEIEQIYAQHYANEPFVRISKSLMPQIKGVAHTNFIDIGFKIRKETNQLIVLSAIDNLLKGAAGQAVQNFNLMFGFDETEGLQ; this comes from the coding sequence TTGAGCAACGCCGTCAGTATTTCTATCGTTGGAGCATCGGGGTATTCTGGTGCACAACTTGTTGAGATTTTTCAGCGCCACTCAGGCGTGCGCATTGATAGGCTCTTTGCAAACGCATCAGCTGGAAAAAGTTTTGCTGAACTCTACCCACGCTTTCGCCAGCAAGTAGAAAACACACTTGAAACTTACTCCATAGATGCCGCATGTCAGAGCCAGTGCGTATTTCTTGCTCTCCCATCAGGTGAAGCCATGCACCTTGTGCCCGAGTTGCTTTCAAGGGGCAAAAAGGTTATTGATCTTGGAGGTGATTTTCGCCTGAAAAATTCTGCGCAGTACGAACGCTTCTACAAACACACACATCATGCGCCTAATCTGCTCTCAACAGCTGTCTATGGACTAACGGAACTGAACCGTACAGCAATCAAAAGTGCAACACTGCTGGCTAATCCGGGCTGCTATCCGACCAGCATCATTTTGCCGCTTGTTCCCTTGCTGAAAGCAGGACTCATTGAGCCAGAGCGCATTACGATAACCTCAATGTCAGGCGTTTCAGGGGCAGGACGCAGTGCATCGCTGGACTTGCATTTCTGCGAAGTCAATGAAAGTGTCAAAGCCTACAAAGTGGGCGAGCATCAACACTTGCCTGAAATCGAGCAAGCCTTGGCAGAGTTTAGCGGAGTGAGTGTTTCAGTTTCATTTGTGCCACATTTGATTCCAATCACACGAGGTATTTACACTACAATTCATGCAATGCTAGCTGCAAAGACAAGTGAAGAAGAAATCGAACAAATCTACGCTCAGCACTACGCAAACGAACCTTTTGTGCGCATAAGCAAATCACTGATGCCACAAATCAAAGGTGTGGCGCATACCAACTTTATCGACATTGGCTTCAAGATTCGAAAGGAAACAAATCAGCTGATTGTGCTCTCCGCAATTGACAACTTACTAAAAGGTGCGGCAGGTCAAGCCGTGCAAAATTTTAACCTGATGTTTGGCTTTGATGAAACGGAGGGACTGCAATGA
- a CDS encoding dimethylmenaquinone methyltransferase, whose translation MSTAMTKAKAMVQAKTHTQIESMFDEIAPVYDFLNRVLSLGLDQHWRRAAVRMAYSILNPTRTLSALDVATGTGDFAQILTTLPNARVIGIDLSEVMLRYARQKVPNAHFERAAAEDLPFAKSSFDLVTVGFGARNFQDVEKGLLEIHRVLKPEGIAVFLEPMIPQRTWIRKPYLAYFKHILPKIACFFGAPEVAYRYLPLSVESFPQGEAFLEKLGRARFQSASQHRLSLQTAILYIARK comes from the coding sequence ATGTCGACGGCAATGACAAAAGCCAAAGCAATGGTGCAAGCAAAGACGCACACGCAGATTGAGTCAATGTTTGATGAGATTGCGCCCGTATATGATTTTCTCAATCGAGTATTGAGTTTAGGATTAGACCAGCACTGGCGACGAGCAGCCGTTAGGATGGCTTACAGTATACTGAACCCAACACGCACGCTCAGCGCACTTGATGTGGCAACAGGCACAGGTGATTTTGCACAAATCCTAACGACATTGCCAAATGCAAGGGTAATCGGTATTGATCTTTCTGAAGTGATGCTGCGTTATGCACGTCAGAAGGTGCCGAATGCACACTTTGAGCGAGCAGCTGCAGAAGACTTACCTTTTGCAAAATCGTCGTTTGACCTTGTTACTGTAGGCTTCGGGGCACGAAATTTTCAAGATGTAGAAAAAGGCTTGTTGGAAATTCACCGCGTTTTGAAACCAGAAGGCATTGCAGTATTTCTTGAGCCCATGATTCCGCAACGCACATGGATTAGGAAGCCTTACCTTGCATACTTCAAACATATTCTGCCAAAGATTGCTTGCTTTTTCGGAGCACCAGAAGTAGCCTATCGATATTTACCACTCTCCGTTGAGAGTTTCCCACAAGGTGAAGCCTTCTTGGAAAAATTAGGTCGGGCACGCTTCCAATCTGCCTCACAGCATAGGCTCTCACTTCAGACAGCGATTCTCTATATTGCACGAAAATAA
- a CDS encoding phosphoribosyl-AMP cyclohydrolase — translation MTSNTTDRDFLSAVKFDKDGLVPVIAQDAVTGKVLMLAYMNRESLQITLAEKKACYWSRSRKELWRKGATSGHTQEVKEILLDCDGDAIVLKITQKGGACHTGYESCFYRRVTEDGKMEICDRLVFDAETTYGKIKT, via the coding sequence ATGACCTCGAACACGACAGACCGTGATTTTCTCTCAGCGGTTAAGTTTGATAAAGATGGGCTCGTCCCTGTCATTGCGCAAGATGCCGTAACAGGTAAAGTGTTGATGCTGGCTTACATGAATCGTGAAAGCCTGCAAATTACACTGGCAGAAAAAAAGGCGTGTTACTGGAGCCGAAGTCGCAAAGAGCTTTGGCGCAAAGGCGCAACATCAGGGCATACACAAGAAGTAAAGGAAATTCTACTTGATTGCGATGGCGATGCGATTGTGCTAAAAATCACGCAGAAGGGTGGCGCATGCCATACAGGCTATGAATCATGCTTTTATCGCCGTGTTACAGAAGATGGCAAAATGGAAATTTGCGATCGCCTCGTCTTTGATGCAGAAACAACCTACGGCAAAATTAAGACCTAA
- a CDS encoding TIGR00282 family metallophosphoesterase has product MSKTINVFFMADIVGQPGVDIVVKLLKGYIQKYDVHFTICNGENAYNGKGMSLEIMHQLRTVGVDVISGGNHIWDNFKFHEVLKRDPHVLRPMNYPKGTWGTGMGIYTLPKGLGKIGVLNLQGRTFMYTIDCPFRTADWALEKMKDVKYIIVDMHAEATAEKVAMGWYLDGRVSAVMGSHSHVPTADERIFPKGTGYCTDIGMTGPYDSVIGMVTKSAIERFIYQTPHKYECATSDVRLCAMLIQLDPETGKCVNLERIIYPEFVKSVAPAKPAVQAELSPSNA; this is encoded by the coding sequence ATGTCAAAGACTATCAATGTGTTTTTCATGGCAGATATCGTCGGGCAACCCGGCGTAGATATCGTAGTCAAACTGCTCAAAGGCTATATCCAGAAATACGATGTGCATTTTACGATTTGCAATGGTGAAAATGCCTACAATGGTAAAGGCATGAGTCTTGAAATTATGCATCAATTGCGGACTGTCGGTGTAGATGTCATTTCAGGCGGTAATCACATTTGGGATAACTTCAAATTTCATGAGGTCCTCAAGCGCGACCCGCATGTGCTGCGTCCAATGAATTACCCAAAAGGCACTTGGGGCACAGGAATGGGAATCTACACACTGCCGAAAGGACTCGGAAAAATCGGTGTATTGAACTTGCAAGGTCGAACATTTATGTACACGATTGACTGTCCATTCCGCACGGCAGATTGGGCGCTGGAAAAGATGAAGGATGTCAAGTACATTATTGTGGATATGCACGCAGAAGCAACAGCTGAGAAGGTCGCTATGGGCTGGTATCTGGACGGGCGAGTCTCTGCAGTGATGGGCTCGCATTCACATGTGCCAACCGCAGATGAACGCATCTTCCCAAAAGGCACAGGCTACTGCACCGACATTGGTATGACAGGTCCATACGACTCTGTCATCGGGATGGTAACCAAATCTGCAATTGAGCGGTTCATCTACCAAACACCGCATAAGTACGAATGTGCAACAAGTGATGTCAGACTCTGTGCAATGCTCATTCAACTTGACCCTGAAACAGGTAAGTGCGTGAACCTAGAGCGTATCATTTATCCCGAGTTCGTCAAAAGTGTGGCGCCTGCAAAGCCTGCAGTACAAGCCGAACTTTCGCCCTCAAATGCATAA
- a CDS encoding fumarylacetoacetase translates to MKLCTFRHPTMPTERVGIVAGEEVFPTQFDSMTTLLETCQNDFSMLERRTPSFNLNEVELLACVPRPKSLRDFYAFEEHVRNARKKRGLDVPPEWYDFPVFYFSNHHAIVAPYAPVKKPRSTSMLDYELELACVIGKDGINISREDAEAHIAGYCIMNDWSARDEQMREVKVGLGPAKAKDFATTLGAFLVTKDELEERKVGNRLDLEMEVRVNGKRYGGGNFKQIHFSFAEMIERASRDAMLYAGDVIGSGTVGTGCLLELDNTQFPYLEIGDVVEMHIECLGSIRNQIV, encoded by the coding sequence ATGAAGCTCTGCACATTTCGTCATCCGACCATGCCAACTGAACGGGTCGGTATCGTCGCCGGTGAAGAGGTGTTCCCAACGCAGTTTGATTCTATGACCACACTGTTGGAGACATGCCAAAATGACTTTTCAATGCTCGAGCGGCGCACACCTTCCTTCAACTTAAATGAAGTCGAGCTTTTAGCGTGTGTGCCACGCCCAAAGTCTTTGCGTGATTTTTATGCATTCGAAGAGCATGTAAGAAATGCGCGTAAAAAGCGCGGACTTGATGTGCCACCAGAGTGGTACGACTTTCCAGTGTTTTATTTTTCTAATCATCATGCAATTGTTGCCCCGTATGCACCAGTCAAGAAACCACGTTCGACGAGCATGTTAGATTATGAGTTGGAACTTGCATGTGTGATTGGCAAAGACGGAATCAATATCTCACGAGAGGATGCTGAAGCACACATTGCTGGCTACTGCATCATGAATGATTGGTCAGCACGCGATGAACAAATGCGTGAAGTGAAAGTGGGCTTAGGTCCTGCAAAAGCGAAAGATTTTGCAACAACACTCGGAGCATTTCTGGTAACCAAAGATGAACTGGAAGAAAGAAAGGTGGGCAATCGGCTCGACTTAGAGATGGAGGTGCGCGTCAACGGCAAGCGATATGGAGGGGGTAATTTCAAGCAGATTCATTTCTCGTTTGCTGAAATGATTGAGCGTGCCTCACGCGATGCCATGCTCTATGCAGGCGATGTAATTGGCAGTGGCACAGTAGGCACGGGCTGCTTGTTAGAACTTGATAACACACAATTTCCCTACCTTGAGATTGGCGATGTGGTTGAAATGCACATTGAGTGCTTGGGCAGCATTCGAAATCAGATTGTGTAA
- a CDS encoding redoxin produces the protein MSLLRTATPILLLSLLLMGLSFASKPQVAQLSKPETLAETALAPAFTLETTDGKKVSLSDFKGKGVIINFWATWCPPCRAEIPDMIELQKVYANKFSFIGIAVSDKPEKVAAFVKEKGVNYPVVMGNEKVAADYGKFVEGGQIRGIPTSFVINRKGEIIDAFVGARNKATFEDAIKRALN, from the coding sequence ATGTCATTACTGCGTACTGCTACTCCAATTCTCTTGTTATCACTGCTCCTGATGGGGCTGAGCTTTGCCAGCAAGCCACAAGTGGCACAACTATCCAAGCCTGAAACGCTGGCAGAAACTGCTTTAGCACCAGCCTTTACGCTGGAGACCACCGATGGCAAAAAGGTTAGTCTCTCCGATTTTAAGGGTAAAGGCGTCATTATCAACTTCTGGGCGACATGGTGTCCGCCTTGCCGCGCTGAAATTCCAGATATGATTGAGCTGCAAAAAGTCTATGCCAATAAATTCTCGTTCATTGGCATTGCCGTTAGCGACAAGCCAGAAAAAGTAGCGGCATTTGTCAAAGAGAAAGGCGTTAACTATCCTGTGGTGATGGGCAACGAAAAAGTTGCCGCCGATTATGGTAAGTTCGTTGAAGGTGGACAAATTCGCGGCATCCCTACCTCGTTCGTCATTAACCGCAAAGGTGAGATTATTGATGCCTTCGTGGGTGCGCGCAATAAAGCAACCTTCGAGGATGCTATCAAAAGAGCGCTCAACTGA